Proteins found in one Magnolia sinica isolate HGM2019 chromosome 5, MsV1, whole genome shotgun sequence genomic segment:
- the LOC131245156 gene encoding uncharacterized protein LOC131245156 → MAGTQHLKRIPLIKFPQRHPKASAASTSSGSGSHLQMASASGKAQESYSLRSEVPAPPSNTALGGKASLQPKRTPVSDKEIEAILLGGCF, encoded by the exons GGAACGCAGCATCTGAAGCGCATCCCGCTCATTAAATTCCCTCAAAGGCATCCAAAAGCATCAGCAGCATCAACATCATCAG GTTCTGGATCGCATCTGCAAATGGCTTCTGCATCTGGCAAGGCCCAAGAGAGTTACTCTTTAAGATCTGAAGTTCCTGCCCCCCCATCCAACACTGCTCTAGGAGGAAAGGCTTCCCTTCAGCCAAAAAGGACCCCCGTCTCCGATAAAGAGATTGAAGCTATTTTG TTGGGTGGCTGCTTTTGA